Proteins encoded within one genomic window of Odocoileus virginianus isolate 20LAN1187 ecotype Illinois chromosome 2, Ovbor_1.2, whole genome shotgun sequence:
- the PPP3R1 gene encoding calcineurin subunit B type 1 isoform X2, with product MGNEASYPLEMCSHFDADEIKRLGKRFKKLDLDNSGSLSVEEFMSLPELQQNPLVQRVIDIFDTDGNGEVDFKEFIEGVSQFSVKGDKEQKLRFAFRIYDMDKDGYISNGELFQVLKMMVGNNLKDTQLQQIVDKTIINADKDGDGRISFEEFCAVVGGLDIHKKMVVDV from the exons ttGATgctgatgaaattaaaaggctaGGAAAGAGATTTAAGAAGCTTGATTTGGACAATTCTGGTTCTTTGAGTGTGGAAGAGTTCATGTCTCTACCTGAGTTACAACAGAACCCCTTAGTACAGCGAGTAATAGATATATTCGACACAGATGGGAATGGAGAAGTAGACTTTAAAG AATTCATTGAGGGGGTCTCTCAGTTCAGCGTCAAAGGAGATAAGGAACAGAAGTTGAGGT TTGCTTTCCGTATCTATGACATGGATAAAGACGGCTATATTTCCAATGGGGAACTCTTCCAGGTGCTAAAGATGATGGTGGGGAACAATCTGAAAGATACACAGTTACAGCAAATCGTAGACAAAACCATAATAAATGCAGATAAGGATGGGGATGGAAGAATATCCTTTGAAGAATTCTGTGCT GTTGTAGGCGGCCTAGATATCCACAAAAAGATGGTGGTAGACGTGTGA